The genomic window atttgttagccCGCTAATTACAAAAGACACatgctaaatataatttatgtcaaAGACACTACAACTATCTCCTTAGTAATTATccactaacataatattaataatctataattatgatttacaatTTGTGTATACATCATGTAATTGCTTATTCatttatcgtataataattaatattacggacaaaaaattaaatttcccgATTTCaagaaaactaaattttaacttaatatcagtaatatttaaataaaatataatttgaccgATTAAGTGAATATGATggttttatactaattattcaaattctattAGGTGATTAATTGTaaccattatttattagcagGGTTCTGATTTTATAGCATttgctaattattatagaatacaaataaaaatatcagagtcagttataaatttgttttttgcaCCAAggataaatgttatattttgctattttttccatgtttgaagtattttaaatttttagtgctatttttttactaaaattcattgtgaatataatgttttattttgtattttacataaatcataaatcttGTTTATAtagaatgaaaaatatcattttttttataaatacttacataatatttccatGTTTTCATTTCACATTGAACATTATCGGTGATATCgaagattatatatttatgacttCTAAATTCTAGTTTTGAATAgttacatacaaataatatttacaaagaaGGTCACTCAtgcgattatattatagatattaattcaaaagataaaataaattgtcagaataacataatacatttgataaaacattgatttacatttttattttattttttgctagTTTTGATGTTTTTAGGGAATATTTCAGTACTTTTCAGCGCTATAAAATCCAAACCctgcttattagttattagtaatGTAATTCTCGAAATGTTGTTAATTGacgaaataaacaaaatctaCCCATCTACTTACTGctgatattcaaaataataataatttaaaactgataaagattcttataaatatacgtaaattAGAACTgagataagtattaaaaacaattgggttagaaaaattaatttgatgaaCAAGaaagtttgtttaaaatggacgtatttaaataaataacgaatgACTTGATTGAGTGACATAATTGatagttaattaatgattttaacagACAccggtaaattaaattatggcCATAGAAAAGAACCACGCgtcgtaataattttaaattgttttctctTAAAGGATCAGCATGGTCCTTAATACTATAAAGACATTCTTAATTACAACAGCCTGACGATTCTGTTAAAGATACTAAAGcactataatacttaaaataaattacgtaaagtatatattaatctttaaattacctatctaaaataattcggCATTGAAAACCggtgttataaatattcaatgaaaaatgtttacaacattattttacaaacattttttaacgaaGCGTactccaaaaaaaattatctctcTAAAGGCTAGTTTATTATGGAAAACGATTTgagttgtttaaaatattatttttatacaatgttaAATTTGTCTGTTGCGCGTGCACTCCACTTTAATGCAATCCTCTTACCAAgagacaattttaatattacggaaattgaaattataatttatttgttttactgtTTAATGACTACCGCTCGaagcaattaatatttaaaagttgtattaaatataacacgcGATTCGTATAATAGCAGTACCTAATCTGCACGCActgtttttactaaatattatagttacttaaCTGCTgtgtgcaataataatttctgatgaaaaacagaaaaattaaaaaaatatcacgtaggtatagcaataaaaaattaaccatcGTCGACCAGTAAGCCCTATAAAACCGGTTGTTATTACCTTTCTGAATTCAATTTAGATTTTtcgcaataaatattattcattcgtTTTAATATCGTACTCTGTATTGAAtacttagaatattaaataaaagtgtattctaaaatagtattgtatGAGCTCATCAAATATGACTTGTACAGTACAATTTAACTAAAACTTTCCACCatcatttatgatataattatttaacaataattataaaatatttcggtatcatactgtttattttatgatagtaattaataatgtatacattcaaatataacGTATCATCGCAATTGTATTGTTGtaacaactaataaaattatttttttttatttattacaattctacgaggtatataacataatgaatattaactaCCACAGCGAGCAGTCGTATAATCATCAAGCCTGGTaccaatgtttatttatattgactcTGTATTACTAACTAACAAATTGTACGTTAACAAAAGCCAAAAACCCTTCTCTCGatagtacaatttatatatttctctaCAAActcaataacatataaatccgatttaattgtaaactgtattagaaaatatgaCATATGTTACATCGATTTGGTGTGTAAGGCAGAACACGATTCGTGTGATTATGTGGATTAGACGTCCGGAAAAAAATTAGTAGGATTCCAATTTGTAATTACTATAGATAAtgatatactaaaattaaatctaattggttaataaacaaaatacataaaatagatataacagtatataaaaatgaaaacataagtaggtaatttttaataatgatatattgatGATGGtaaacaatatgataatatggattatagaaaataatatagagtGTATCAGAACTTAAATCGATATTtagctataaattaaattgatttataattaataaaataacgtgtCATATTTAATGGACCGCAAAGAAatcaaatatagaataattattacaaagcgataaataataaatatttccttAAAGATGAATTTTTTGCGAAATAATACTCGTAGTATTACAAAGTACCTAGGATAGATTTGTATAAGCGTTAAGCGAGACATTCATGTAATAATGAAGAGGAACTTTAAACTGTATATGATCAAATGATTACAGTGAGATAATGTGACCATTGATAAGATTGTTTAAGAATGATATATCCATCGCTTCACTTCGAGTGACAAAGTTGGGAAAGTTCTAGTCGTGTATGAACCATACCAAATAGTTATGGAGtttcaaatgtaaatttagtttaaaagcTACGAATTTCAGGAAACAACGCTACATTATTGCATGCCGTTAACGGCGGTAACGAGGTATAGTTTCAGTATTCAATAACAATCGATTGTAATGATCGTTAAGCTGCAGCCgcgctataatatattttattatttaagttttattaaattttgttatacgGTCAAAAATCATCGTTAGGTCCCCAAGCCATGATCGTGTTCAGCGGCGCCAGGTCTTGCGTGCTCCAGGGCCGTAACATATTGTTGCCACTGATGCAATAACATTGTTGCTCCTTGTTATCTCTATGGTCCTCCCGCTTGTCTGGCTGTGCCGATTGGCCTCTTTTCACGGCGAAATTCTGCGTAGGCGTCACGCTGGAAACCAtagttaaatcaaaataaaatattcgacggagtattatgttaataatataatatctcgctaaacgaaatattatgaataacgaGGGTTTTTACGCAAAAtgtctgtattttttttttataatgcaataaGTAAAATTCATCAATCTGATCATTTCTATTATAAGTCGTCTTAACGTCAAATATTTATCCAAGAAAATAGtggcttttattatttaaattcttattaacgtatatttatagtatattgttagAACTTTAATTAGGTAAGATTGTGACAGTAATCAGTTTTAAGGTAACTGACGAGAGATTTcagtcaatttaaataattgataaattcatTGATAGAGATTAtagtattaactaaataattaagtgtattaattatgaatttaaaatgatatatttaattcaacgAATTGGTCATAAAttaccaatttaaatatatatactttaaattaacttattattctaAGTATTACAGAGTTAAAATCGAAATCTCCTCTTTCTTacttctttataatttattgatactttttttttttaatgatttaactaacatttttatgaactaaaacaccgagaaaaacaaaataaaactattaaataatttctactcttgaaattattttgcaatctattttatttttttgaattgaattGAATTGAACGAAAGAtgctatgaaaaaatataagattaatattttattagtatattttatgtttaaaaatatcagaataattttttgaatattgtaacgtaatttatatactttttttaaacaaaaataataacagattACACAATGTACTATAtctttttacataaaacagttaaataaaaatatgtagatttattttttcatgaattatacataatttacgttaaaagttaaaatcctccaaattataataaaattgtttacataaaatttggTTAAGAAATTCAacccaaatattatttatttatttggtaggtaagtatattttttaataaacaattattgaaccaatatgaataatttgaacaatatacaatgttttgaaatcatatttattctttatacattatattattgggtATGGACTAATGatgactaaaataaaattgttctttAAATTCAGTGTATCAATTGGGCTTGTATTCAATTTCACCTACCTCCAGATATGCAAATATTGCCgttcaatataatttcatcaaCACCAACAAAAACAATCTACACACTAAAATGcttgaaaattaatcatttgattaataatatattgcatattacctatattattatactcacaaAAAATCCgagtgtgttattattattggaaaaaattttaaattaaaattaaaatataactgatataacttaaattttgaataattaatgattaaaaagttaaaagttaaatttaaagaaaaaatgttttatttattcatattatattatattatgtattaatacttGCAAAATAATCAgtgaataattgtattaatttattttataataataaataactaataagttttccttaggaattttaaaatgttttgagtgCAATcggtatataaaaatgaattataagaaCAGTTGGTAAACTCCcaaattattgaatacttaCCGATTGATTTTTGCAGTTTTTGGTCTTATTATCTGCCGCTCATTTTTTTCAACGATACCAATACCTCCTGTTTGAGTTGAAATACTTCTCGTGATTACAATTGCTTGATTGTATTTATCTTCCGACATGTCCTGACTCTCAAAGCCATACATgcttaaatttttagattgCTTGTTTAAAAGTTTTCTATTTGGAATTGGGTTACCAGAAGTTGCGATTATagtgttatcattttttactatagaatttcaaaaataaatcgttaaaaacgttcttaagaaaatattaaaatcaaattacttACCATCATTTTGTTGCTCTAAATTAATTGATGTTGGTTTTATAGAATCTTGGttctgaataaatatttttcaaataaatatatttaaatttaaaaacagtttaaaagatttcctttttaaataaactattttaaaatgtaatcaaaacTTACTGCAATTTTTGCTGCTGCATTTGCAACTATTTCAACTTGgcttttatcaatatttttatcactttcTGACATTATTACTAACTGCCTTAAAGGGTCgtgtaattctaaaaataaaatgacttaaaataatcaaatgtcttttttaataaatattttagcacTATTGTACAAGTATACGTATTAAAGGAAATAGGTACCACCAATTGATTCATCTTTTGTTAGAGTCATGTCTAAATCATGAGCTACAGCAATCGCATCTAGTGCTGCTCCAAGTGCACCTGAAAGTCTAATTTGATCATCTTTTGCTTCGGAATATGacttgcttttattttttgttctaatagttacaaaatggaaaatatattattttattttattaatatgcatagctaataaaattacattgatACACTTTTAGAGACTGGAGAGGACGCTGATAGAGAAGATCTTTTCCAAATCATATCTCTTAAATTTTGACCAGTGCCTTCCAATCTACGAAGCTCTTGAATAACCAATTTTCCACTTTtcttaagtataaaacatattaaaatttttactaacaattaataattaaaaaaacgaaattttcaattgatgaaaatacgaatgaaatacgaaaaaaataaactgtattgcaaaaaaaaaccgaaaatcGCAGATATTCACGTAGTTCATTACagatataaaatttagttaagaactatatcattcaaaaatgtcaaatgtatttaatcataattgaCAAATGAAATATCTTATTATGACAGAgcatcagttttttttatctacaacattatattgttagtatttatacttagagtatgtataaacattaacgTAAGCTccgtaagttataaattaagccgatttatgcatttttttttaaggaaactaaattgaatttttacgttattatctatattatggattattgaaaatttcgaatattttaaaatacatataaaatactaatattagtatataaattccatataaatataacgtcaaatatattttatatatttggtaaaattttaattttatattctaacgtaatattaacacaacattattaataatttaaaataatgtcaaatattttatattaaaaaaaaaaaaaaaagctgacGATAAACCTACCTTCCAATTTATGACAGCGCCTTTCCGCTGTTTCGCTCTAGTTTgacttttacattttatcacCATAAATCCTCTTTGTTCCGGATTTAAATCGTCACCAGGAGCCAATTGGATACTATATTCTTCGAGGTAATTCCTAGCTGCTTTTTGTGGTACAGCTCTCTCAAGGGTAACTACAATTTTGGCCCACTGAAAAAGGTACATACAATTCGTCATTGCATTTTTATAGGGAGGGAGTATCAAAATGCTATCGTATTTCACCTGTTTCATCCATTCCTTTTCACTCTGTTCGATGACATGCGCATAGGTGTTGCCCATCATAGCTATTAACATGTTGAGCAATAAAATGGGCACCAACACCATGAAAACTGTGAACACGGTCTTGCTAAGCGCGGGATACACGGTGTAACTCAAATCTGCATACTGTACATAACcagtaatgtattataaattatcatcaccTATTTCATCAAAGAGTATATCTGCCTAACTCACATTGTAATCGCCCatagttatttgaaataagGCCATCCATGTGGAAGGATAAGATTTATATAACGACGTACCGACGTCTGGCGATCCTTTGTAGAGGAAAAAAAAAGACTGTGTAAAACCAGACAAAATTACTGAGTAGATGACGAAGAAAGTTAACATGTCTCCTGTGATCATCAAGTACACCATAGTTACGAAAGGACCAGTCAGACGTATGGCACTAGAGCACACAGTATTCGATGAATTACTCGTTATACaaccttatttttttgtattgtatgcatatttgactacattatttattattactattattatattataatacccagCAAAAAACATTAACAAGAACCATGATCCGGGAACTGCGAATACTAATATGGCTTCCTCCGTCTGTTTGTCACCCATCATCCTTGGTGGTATACAAgccaatatcaataaatttgaaatcagaaatattaatttggccGGTTCTttgaactataattaaatgcgctactaataattaacagtTAATCAAAAACTTTTTACTCCACCATTTACCTAccgtttgttttaaaaacccTACAAGACCTTGGTTGAGTATTTCTCCGCCTTGTTGGACAATTAAATATGACAGCACTCCGACTACTGTTCCGCCTTCAAAACAATATCTTGCTACGTCTTGCCAGTCTTCCGCTTCTCCTAACAATGGTTTATCTTGATCCACGGGTCTTAGATATATAGAAATACTCAACATGATTAGATGTATggataatataactaaacgtttcataaattgtttctttgaccgaaaattaaaaacaatataatttaaccatttacgctggtaaataataatagtaatatgtgCTAATAACACAAGGACTTACTCGAGCAAAAGTTTTCCACTTTTCttctaatagtttttgaattatacctCCATCGAGCATGTCTAAATGTTCTTCTTTAGTACCgtccaaaattataaacaatactgAATTCCAATCTAAGTggtcgtaatattatttcaaaattatattttaaccaataACCTTACTGAATTctgtataaattaacaaacttGTTCTTCCATCTGGAAGTAATGTGTCTAATGCGCTTAAAGGATATGCCGAACaagtaatattactatatctcCAAAATTCTCGTGCACTTAGTTCTAACATTTCGCGGAAAACACTAGTTCTTGCCAGTTTGCACGATAGTGTTAAAGGCGTTAGTCCTGCCATGTTCATGATACCGTTACTTGCTGGTACTTTAGGGTGTTTCAAAGCATAACCAAACAtactctataaaaataaataaattatgaatttatatatttagctaATAgacataagtatttattaaagacAATAAAGTATATCCATTTTAGCTATAATTTGGTATTTTTCTGTACGAAGCGAACGTTTCATTCTTAGTTAAACGTTTGTTTCAACAacgtacatttaaataaataactaatttttattttatttttttttaattttttagtttttttttacttttaaaaaacattctatagtatacatacgtaattattatggaacttttgaataattttaacgttttttccgtttgtttaatcataaatttcacaattaaaataaaaaaaagtaatgtatgttaatttaaaataatttaatctcacctaattttaattaggtattcatttaataaagatttgcacttttttatatttaattggtattacaccttacatttttttttatagctaattatttagtataaacgTGAAtcgatttagaaaaataacattaattaggaaaaaataacattatttattgcttttaaattgttgtgtaAGCATTTTTAGgtcatatttacattttttaaattttttatttgatggtttttctaataaactctattcattaatataataaagtattaatgaactataaaagttaaacTAAGTggatactttaataaaaaatataattgtaattaaataaaaaaaaattcgagaaCTTAACtcgtatgataaaattaacttacaaaatcgtataaataaaatgctaaataatcgttataataatattaatgttgtgtacaaagatattttattcaattattcaaaGAAAAACTGTTATTCATCACTCTACtgtatataagtttttattattttattgtacctatcgTCATTATAATACGCAAATAACAGCCGTAGGTAtatgttgaatttaaataaaataattaagtattgcataatataggAAACGATTCTGATTAAAAAAGGAGTACAACCTTTATTtctatagataggtattttaaaattatttatattactattagtaatataataggcTAATTTTTACCATGAACCTAATGttaatggtataaataattggtCTCAATTGTCTAATTTACGTAAACTACCGAGTACAATCTATTCAACTTTTATCTTCAGAAAATAAATTGAGCAATAAAATAGGAATACTATATCATCTATGttcttgttttttaaaaacaaaaattatatcttaagttataaaactgctttatttaaatttgttatccattttttttcgatCAGATACAGCcgatttagataaataatagaaaaatgataaaaggTTCATGGTAAATGAGATCGTGTTATTAAAACATCGTTAAAgttttgttcaaaaataaaacaatataataaattatgtctagctacttttaaaatgttatcgttacaacgtatttatattatacctgttTTGTCGTCAATCCATTtgcagttataaataatattgaattacttACTAGCTTATCACAGACGACCACCATGTGGAGAATCATATTTCCAAAAGAATCCTGGGCGTCGGGATTTGCTCCAGCATCAATCAACAGATTATATACGGTTTGGTTACCACAACAAGCGGCCCACGCTAACGGAAGCTCACCGAGATACGCTAGACCCTCGTAATCCGtgtgtttgatatttatttctttattttgctGATCGcgtggtaaaaaaaaactccctaaaatattgtgtaatagtCAATAGGTGTTCAAATATATTGCAATGTTTAGGTCAGATTTGTCGGTACAGATGGTTATAAAATTGACTATACCTATAGCTCTTTGACAAATATTCGCTCCGGCGTCAACTAAATCTTGAATTAAATCGTTGTTGTTATAAGCAATCGACAAATGTAGCGCACTGGCACCTATGcacagttataaaaattaaaacatcaacaaattaaactgttaaaaaaatataataccaagAATATATGAAACTCTTGTGCGACCTAACTGTACCGTATATAAACTTAACAAGTTAATTTGATGgcattaatcaaaaaaaatttatctgataaaatatatgttaagaCTGTCGGGAAAAATTGATGAAGTGCGAGATGAAATAATGTACGAGTTGGTATCTATATGTTAATATGTCATGTTTCAATAATGTCTACTCCTGCATGACGTACCTAGATATTCTTCGCCTTCCACGACATCTTGGCTTAACATCGGGTAATGTTTGAGAAGCAGTCGGGATAACCGAGTGTGTATCACTGTATcgcatataattaatacgtgCAACAGACTTTCACCTAATGATCCTCTGTATTGCATTTGCCAGCACGCCACATGATCCACCCATCTTGTCAACGGATCATGCGGTCCCGGCCTTTCCTCGACGTTAACAGCCACctgaataatattacgtataaaaagcgaatttatacattattcctGCGTACTCATAAGTATACATCTGGCGGATAGACGTCAATTCCATGATTTCAAAATAGTAAACGTATGAAAATATGGTAACGACACAAAACACCGACCTAAGCATAACATACTCGTAGTTACAACACAAAACATCTACCTAAGCATAACATGCTCGTAGCCACACAACACAAAACACCCACCTAAGCATAACATACTATCGTAGCTACaacacaatattgtaataatagcgGATGTCCAAAATGGTTAAAATgacttattacatattattatacagagatACTAGTCAAAGGTTCTGAAcgatacaaaatgttttaaagtaaatacaaaaattagttcaaaaaaaatattataataatattgtaacgttTATTTGAATTGTCTACCCTAGTCAAATCGGACATAcagtattgttttaattgtatttttctacATAATCTATGTTGACGACTtccacataaaaataattgtaatgggGTACTGCAGTTAGTAATGCTGTTAGGTTAATATATACGTACTATAGTAGctaatatgtaaa from Aphis gossypii isolate Hap1 chromosome 1, ASM2018417v2, whole genome shotgun sequence includes these protein-coding regions:
- the LOC114124014 gene encoding transient receptor potential cation channel subfamily V member 5 gives rise to the protein MGNSCASCTDFSFSKTASGSVLDRVISQASNEDDCLLYKLADYKKGGELINVYNNGGQDEAERFIVEKLPGLMYNNGKGQVINRNDYLRWKFQNRKHVAVNVEERPGPHDPLTRWVDHVACWQMQYRGSLGESLLHVLIICDTVIHTRLSRLLLKHYPMLSQDVVEGEEYLGASALHLSIAYNNNDLIQDLVDAGANICQRAIGSFFLPRDQQNKEINIKHTDYEGLAYLGELPLAWAACCGNQTVYNLLIDAGANPDAQDSFGNMILHMVVVCDKLSMFGYALKHPKVPASNGIMNMAGLTPLTLSCKLARTSVFREMLELSAREFWRYSNITCSAYPLSALDTLLPDGRTNWNSVLFIILDGTKEEHLDMLDGGIIQKLLEEKWKTFARKQFMKRLVILSIHLIMLSISIYLRPVDQDKPLLGEAEDWQDVARYCFEGGTVVGVLSYLIVQQGGEILNQGLVGFLKQTFKEPAKLIFLISNLLILACIPPRMMGDKQTEEAILVFAVPGSWFLLMFFAGAIRLTGPFVTMVYLMITGDMLTFFVIYSVILSGFTQSFFFLYKGSPDVGTSLYKSYPSTWMALFQITMGDYNYADLSYTVYPALSKTVFTVFMVLVPILLLNMLIAMMGNTYAHVIEQSEKEWMKQWAKIVVTLERAVPQKAARNYLEEYSIQLAPGDDLNPEQRGFMVIKCKSQTRAKQRKGAVINWKKSGKLVIQELRRLEGTGQNLRDMIWKRSSLSASSPVSKSVSITKNKSKSYSEAKDDQIRLSGALGAALDAIAVAHDLDMTLTKDESIGELHDPLRQLVIMSESDKNIDKSQVEIVANAAAKIANQDSIKPTSINLEQQNDVKNDNTIIATSGNPIPNRKLLNKQSKNLSMYGFESQDMSEDKYNQAIVITRSISTQTGGIGIVEKNERQIIRPKTAKINRVTPTQNFAVKRGQSAQPDKREDHRDNKEQQCYCISGNNMLRPWSTQDLAPLNTIMAWGPNDDF